CCACCGTCACCGCGCGCGCCGTCCAGCTCGGCGCGGGCAAGCACCGCTTCCTGGTGCGCCAGCTCAAGGGGAGCACGTCCGGCCTGCTGACCTTCGCGCTGCTGCGCGTGGACGGGCGCCCGTCCGCCGTGCGCTTCACCCCGGCCACCGGCCCCGCGCCCAAGACCTGGGGCGGCAAGGCCGAGGCCTCCGACGAGACGCCCGGCGTGTTCGCCACCGCGGAGAGCGTGAAGACGGCCCTGCACGCGGAGGCCGGTGAGCTGCTCGCCGTGGTGCTGGCGGTGCGCGACGGCCTGCAGCGGGACGCGGATGGCGCGCGGCGGCTGATGGCGTCGGTGGAGGCCAACACGCCGACGCTGCTGTGGCTGCGCGCCGAGGTGGCGTCCGCGGACCGCACCGTGCCCTCCAAGGTGGCCCGTGGCCGCGCCACGCGCGACCTGGAGGCGCTGCTGGCGAAGGACTCTGGCAACGTGGCGGCGCTGCTGCTGCGCGCGGAGCTGTTCCTGGACGAGGGGCAGCCCGCCCCCGCGATGGACGTGCTGAAGACGGCCTCCGAGGTCGCCCAGCCCGCCGGCCACCCGGTGTTCATGCTGCGCGCCCGCGCGGCCCTGGCGCTGGAAGTGGAGGCGCTGGCGGAGGAGTCGCTCGCCGCGGCGCTGGAGGCCCAGCCCGGCCTGTGCGAAGCGCTGGCGCTCCAGTACAACCTGTCGCGGCGCCGCGACGCGGCCGAGCGCGGCGACAAGCTGCTGACGGCCCTGGAGGGCTGCCCGGCCCGGACGGTGCGCCAGGCGGACCACGCGCGCACGCGGGGCGACACGGAGGCCGCGGCGAAGCTGTACGCGGAGCTGCTGGGCCGCGACCCGAGCAGCATCAGCCTGGGCAACACGCTGGCCAACCTCTACGTGTCCAAGCGCCGCTTCGACGACGCGACGGCGGTGCTGCAGAAGCTGGCCGCCGTGTGGCCTCGCAACGCGGAGCTGGTGAAGCGGATGGCGGACGTGCGCGAGTACGCGGGCCAGCCCGCCGAGGCGCTCGCGCTGCGTGAGCGGGCCCTGGCCATGGAAGGGGATGACCTGTCGCTGCGCCGCGCGGTGGAGCGCGCGAAGACGGGCCGCGAGCTGCTCCAGGAGCACGCCGTGGACGGCCGCGAGGCCATCCGCGCCTACGAGGCGGAGCCCATGAGCGGCGGCAGCGCGGCGGCCTTCGTGCTGGATGCGGCGGCGGTGCGCGTGTACCCCGACGGCAGCATCGTCAACCGCATCCACACGGTGCAGAAGGCGCTGGAGCAGTCGGGCGTGCAGGAGATCGCCGAGGTGAACGTGCCGCGCGGCGCGCAGGTGCTGGCGCTGCGCACGCTGAAGGCGGACGGCCGGGTGCTGGAGCCGGAGAACATCGAGGGCAAGGACACGGTGAGCCTGCCCGGCGTGGCCGTGGGCGACTACGTGGAGGTGGAGTACCTGCTGGCCGAGCCGCCGCGCGGCCCCGCGCAGCCGGGCTTCACCGCGTCCGCCTTCTACTTTCAAATCGCGAACCAGCCGAACGCGTGGGTGACGTACACGGTGGTGGCGCCCAAGGGCGTGGGCATGAAGGTGGACGCCCACGGCATGAAGGCCCCGGAGCCGAAGGTGACGGGCGACGTGGAGGTGTTCCACTTCGAGACGCGCCGGGTGCCGCCCTTCATCCCCGAGCCGGACGCGCCGCCCTCCGCCAACGAGTACCTGCCCTTCGTCATCGTGGGCGCGGGCACCACCGGCAACGAGGGCCTGGTGAAGCTCTACGGTGACGCCTTCCAGGACCGCTGGCAGCGCACGGCGGAGGTGGACGCCTTCGCGCGCAAGGCCGCCGAGGGCAAGACGGGCCTGGACGCGGTGAAGGCGCTGCACGCCGCGGTGATGAGCCGCTTCTCCGGCCGCGACGCGAGCCTGAGCCAGACGGCGGCCTCCACGGTGGCGCAGGACCGGGGCAGCCGGCTGACGGTGATGAAGGCCGGCCTGGAGGCGCTGGGCATCCCCTCGCGCGTGGTGGCGGTGCGCACCTTCAACACCGACCCGGCACCCTACACCTTCCCCTTCGACTCGCTGCTGCCCTACGCGGCGCTGCGCGTGGAAGTCCCGGGCAGCGAGCCCGTGTGGGTGGACACCTCCGTGCGCTACGGCCCCTTCGGCGAGCTGCCGGAGTTGGCCATGGGCGGCCTGGAGGCGTGGCTGCTGCCGGAGCCGGGCCGTCCGCTCCAGCGGGTGCAGACGCCGGCCATGAAGGAGCTCCCCGGCAAGGACGTGAAGCTGACGCTGAAGCTCGCCGAGGACGGCACGCTCAGCGGCCAGGGCGAGGAGACGTACTCCGGCTTCGAGGCGGCGCAGATTTCCGAGGCCTTCAACCAGCTTTCGGCCGAGAGCCGCAACCAGGCCCTGCAGGGCGCGGTGGCGCGGTACTTCGGCGGCGCCTCGCTGTCGAGCGTGAAGCTGGAGAACCAGGAGAAGGTGGGCGCGCCCTTCGTGCTGCGCTACGAGTTCACCGTGCCGCGCTTCGGCCGCGCGGAGGGCAGCAAGCGCATGGCCATGGGCCCCCTCACCTTCCCCGCGCAGTTGGGCCGGCGCTTCGTGCAACTGAGCACGCGCCGCACGCCGCTCTACGTCGACACCACCGAGGCCAGCAGCATGCAGGTCACGCTGACCCTGCCCAAGGGCTGGAAGCTCGAGGACCCGCAGGCGGAGATCCAGGCGAAGAACCCGTTCGGCCGTTTCTCGCGCTCGGAGAAGCAGGACGGGGACACCCTCCGTGTCACCGAGTCGCTGCGCCTGCCGCGAAACCGCATCGCCCCGAACCAGTACGAGGTCTTCGCCGGATTCACGGGCGACGTGGACCTCATCCAGACGCGAGAGCTGGTCCTGGTGAAGCCCTAGCCCGGGGATGAATAAAGCCAGAAGGCGTCGCGTCTTTTTTCCACAACGGCCCCCCGCACAGCGGGTTGCAGGGGGCCGAAAGCAGAATTCGTCTGGTAACCCACGGAGATGACGCGATGACTCCTCGATGGTGGGCTTGTCTGGTGGCCATGCTGGCGGCGCCAATGGTTCATGCGCAGACCGCACCGGTCCCCGCGTCGGACCCGGAGTACGCCGAGTACGCATACGACGACACGGAGTTCGAGGACGAGGACACGGCGCCCACGGCGCCCTACGCCCCGCCCCAGCTCCCCGCGGAAAACCTCTCCGCCCGGCCCTTCGCGGGCGCCGTGTGGGCCTCCGGCCACTGGTACTGGGACGGCAACGAGTGGCGCTTCAACAACGGCACCTGGCTGGCGCCCATGGACGGCTACCGGTTCATCAACGGCTACTGGGAGCAGGATGGCCGGATGTGGCGGTGGGTGTCTGGTGGCTGGGCGCGTCATGACTCGGGGATGGTCGAAATCCCCATCGCCGTGACGAGCGCGGAGCTGTCCACGCAGCAGGCCCCGCCGGCGCTCCGCGTCGAGCACGCGCCTCCGCCCCCCGCCCCTTCCTACGTCTGGACGCCGGGCTACTGGTACTGGGCGGGCGCCAGCTACATGTGGGTGGGTGGCATGTGGGCCGCCCCGCCCCGTCCCGGCCTCGTCTACGTGTCGTCCCGCTGGGTGCAGCGCGGGCCGTCCTGGTACTTCTCCGCGGGCGGCTGGGCCAACCGCGGCTCGGTGCGAGTCACCGTGCCCGTCTACCGCCACGCGAGCATCACCGTGACGCGCCGGCACCCGCACTACTTCGCACATAGCTGGCGCCGGTACCCAGCGGTGCGCCACTACGGGTACCACTACACCAACGACTACCGCCGGGGCCCGAGCCCGGTGCGCCAGCACTACCGCGGCGGCGGCCACAACCGGCACGGCAATGGCGGCGGCTACCACCGCGCCTCGCCGGGTGGGCAGCAGCACCGCGGCTCGCACGGCGGACAGCGCCGCGACGGTGGGCGCCGCGGCGGCCGGGACTGACGTCTCAGGGCGCGCTCAGGGAGGCAACCCCACCCCGAGCGCGTCCCGGATGGTCGACGCCGTGTACGGCGTGCCCCACACGGCGTTGACCTCCTCCGCCATCAGCTCCGCGCCGTAGACGAGGCGGCCGGTGCTCACCTCCACCATCACCACCCGGGCATCCGTCAGCGTGCGCAACCTGGGCGCCGCGCCCTCCATGTCGAGCCCCCGCCGCTTCAAGTCGCGCACATCCTGAAGGTACGTGCGCAGGTGGGCCTGGAGGTACGGGACGGCGAGCAACTGCGCGGGCGCCCCGAGCTCCGTCAGCAGGTGCCCCAGGTAGAGGGGAATCATCGCCCCCACGTAGGCCTCCACCAGCGGGCCGTGACTCAACGGCGAGGTGTTCCAGTCCGCGGGCGCGCCATGCATCACGTAGAGCGGCGACACCCAGGCGCCCGCCGCCGCCACCAGGGACTGCGTCTGCTCGTAGGGCACGAGCGCGTCCCGGTCCTCGTGGATGACGAAGAAGGGCACCTCCAGCTTCGAGGCCAGGTGCGCCGCCGTCCACCGGCTGTAGTCCGCGCCGGGCGCGGAGGGACGGCCGCCCGTGGTGGCGAAGATGCGGCGGGAGTACGGCTCGAAGAACGTCTCGTAGTGGCCGCGCATCACCGGGTCCGTCACGCGCGAGGGCACGACGACGTCCAGGTAGTTCACCTGGTGCTCGAAGTCCGACAGCGGATAGAGGGCGACGCCCACCTTCGGCCGCACCTCGGCGGGCGCGTCCACCGCGGCGTACAGCGCGTTGAACCCGCCCCACGAGCCTCCGAAGATGCCGATGCGCGCCCGGTCCACGCCCTCGGCCACGGTGAGGAAACGCATGCCCAGGGCCATGTCGTCGCGGTCGTTCTGGATGTCACCGCCCGCGTAGAAGCGGCCGAAGATGGCCAGCACCCCGAAGTCGTGCCGCAGGTAGATGGAGGACTCCCCCGCGATGCTCTCCGGCGTGCTCTGCGAATAGGCGATGTAGTGCGCGCCGCCGTCGAAGTTCGGCTCGCTGTCATCCAGGTAGAGCCCGTTGGGCCGCGCCGCCCAGCGCGCGTCCACCGCCTCGCCCGTCCACGCGATGCCGTCATACGGACGCGTGAGCACCATGACGGGCCAGGTGCCCGGCTTCTTCGGCGGGAACCATTGCGCGTACGAAGGGGCCTTGCCGGGCTCCTCCAGGCGCAGCAGTTGGTAGGGCCACACCTCGCCTTCGAGCGTGGCCTGCCCCGTGCTCAGCACCGTCACCGTGAGCTCGGCCGTGCCCGCGTCGGAGCCGCCGTCCTCCGGTGCACCCGCGTCGGGGACACCGGCGTCCGGCGGGGTCGACGCATCCGGGAGGCTGACGCCGCCATCCTCGCGGGTGTCCTCGGAGCCGGTGTCACATGCCAGGGGGAGGCCGCCCAGGAGGACGGCGCCAAGAACGGTCATCAGAACGGGACGCATGTCCTTGATGACACCGCGCGGCGGATGGATTGAAAACCCTCCGGGCGTTTTTCCGCGCTACTTCGCGTCCGCGCCCGCTTCCGCGTCCTGGAAGATGGCCACGACGGGCTTGCCGTCCTCGCCCACGTGGCCGCGGTACATGCCGCTGGAGTTGAAGGGCATGGCGATGTTCCCCTCGCGGTCCATGGCGATGACGCCGCCTTCTCCGCCCGCCTGCACCAGGACGTCGTTGACGACGACGCGGGCCGCCTCCTGGAGCGGCAGCGACTGGTATTCCACGCGGGCGCAGATGTCGCGCGCCACGGTGTAGCGGATGAAGAACTCACCGTGCCCGGTGGCGGACACCGCGCAGGTCGGGTCGGCGTAGGTGCCCGCGCCGATGATGGGCGAGTCCCCCACCCGGCCGAAGCGCTTGTTCGTCATGCCACCGGTGGACGTGGCCGCGGCGAGCCCGCCGTTCTGGTCCAACGCCACCGCGCCCACGGTGCCGAACTTGTGGTCCCCCGTCACCGGGTCATACCCGGGCTGGACGGACGAGGACGGCGGCTGGGCGCGCTCCTTCTCCAGCGCGCGCTGGAGCCCCTGCCAGCGGTCCTCCGTGTAGAAGTACTTCGGGTCCACCAGCGCCACGCCCTGCGTCTTCGCGAAGGCCTCCGCCCCCTCGCCCACCATCATCACGTGCGGCGACTTCTCCATCACGAGCCGCGCCAGCTCGATGGGATTGCGCACGTGCCGCAGGCCCGCCACCGCGCCGGCCTTGCGCGTCGTGCCGTCCATGATGGCGGCGTCCAGTTCGTTCACCCCGTCATGGGTGAACACCGCGCCCTTGCCCGCGTTGAAGTACGGCGAGTCCTCCAGCACGCGGACCGCCGCGGACACCGCGTCCAGCGCCGAGCCGCCCCGCGCCAGCACCGCGTGCCCTGCTTCGAGCGACTGCGTCAGCGCGGCGCGGACCTCGGCTTCGCGCTCGGGCGACAGGTTCTCCCGGGAGATGACGCCCGCGCCGCCGTGGATGACGAGCCCCCACTTCGGCTTGCGCACGGGCGTACCGTCCGAGGTGGCCTGCTCGCCGTCCGTGCGAGCGGCGCCGGTATGGCTACAGCCTTGAGGAGCAAGGAGCATCACGGCACCCAGGACGAGAACACGGCGAAGGGACGTAGACGACACGAGCATGCGAGGGACCTCCAGAGCGCTCCGTCGGTAGCACGCCCTCCAGGGCGGCACAACGCGCCGTCCTGGGGGAGTGTCCGCGAGGAGGAGGTGAGCCAGGGCTCTCCCGCCTGCCTCCCCTGGCATGCGCGGGCGCCGCGCGAATGCACAGTGTCGAGACTTCGGAGCGTGCAGACACACACCGAGGTGAGCGCGATGAGGAAACTGAAGGGACTGCGGGTGGCGGTGCTCGTGGCGGATGGCTTCGAGCAAATCGAGCTGACGGCGCCGGTGAAGAAGCTGGAGCGACAAGGCGCCGACGTGACGATTGTGTCGCCCTACCGGGGGCGCATCCGCGGGATGAACCACCTGATGCCGGGCAAGAAGGTGTCCGTGGACGCGACGCTCCGCGAGGTGAAGGCCGCGGACTTCGACGCGGTGCTCATCCCGGGCGGGCTGGTGAACCCGGACCTGCTCCGGCAGAGCGCGCTCGCCCTGGACTTCGTGCGGGACGCCGACGCGCTGGACCTGCCCATCGCCGTCATCTGTCACGGCCCCTGGGTGCTGATTTCGGCGGGCCTCGTGGAAGGCCGTTCGCTGGCGTCCTGGCCCGGCATCCGCGACGACGTGCGCAACGCGGGCGGACGGTGGGTGGACCAAGCGGCGCTTCGCGATGGCAACTGGGTGTCCAGCCCCGGCCCGCGTCAGATGTTCGCGTTCATCAAGGGCATGGTGGAGCTCTTCGAGGAGAAGATGCCCGAGGTGGTGGCGCGCGCTCCGCTGGTGCCGCAGCGGCAGCGGGTGCCTCGCGCCCTCTGGCCCAAGCTGCTCGCGGGGACGCTGGCCACCGCGGCGCTCGGGCTGGGCGCGCGGCGGCTGGCCCTGCGCTGAGGGCGCCGGCCCTTGGCGAGGCCGGACGCCGAGGGCCGTCTTCTCCCGCTACATCCAACCCAGTTGGAGCCGCGCCACTTCGGACATGCGCTCCTGGCCCCAGGGCGGGTCCCACACGAGCTCGACGCGCGTCTCCTTCACGCCCGGCACCGAGCCCACCTTGGTGCGCACGTCCTCCACGAGCACCGGCCCCATGCCGCAGCCCGGCGCGGTGAGCGTCATCTGGATGTCCACCCGCTGACCGCCCTCCGGATGCGGCTCCGCCGTACACGCGTACACGAGCCCCAGCTCCACGATGTTCACCGGAATCTCCGGGTCATACACCGTGCGGAGCTGCTCCCAGACCTGCTCCTCGTTGAACTCGCTGGGGTCGCCAGCGGCCTTCTCCTTGGGCGCGTACTCCTCGCCCAGCGCGCCGCCGTCCTTCTCGTCGACGCGGAAGAGCTGACCGTAGGGGTCCTGCACCGTGATGTTTCCGCCGAGCGTCTGCGTCACGCGCAGCTCCGAGCCCGCGGGCAGCATCACCCGGTCTCCGCTGGGGATGATTGTCGCGGACACCTCCCGCTCCAGCACCACCATCATTCCTCGCATGTGCCCCTCCACCCCTACTCCGTGGACACGGCTTCGCCGCGTCCCTCCAAAGCCGCGCGCAGCGTGTGCCACGCCAGGCTGGCGCACTTCACCCGCGCGGGGAATTCACTCACGCCGGACAGCACCGCCAGCTTGCCCAGCGCGTCCACGTCCACCGCCTCCGGACCTTGCGTCACCAGCGTGTGGACGCGCTCGAAGATGGCCTCGGCCTCCGCGCGCGTCCGGTCCTTCACCGCGCCCGTCATCAGCGACGCGGACGCCTTGGAAATCGCGCAGCCCTGCCCCTGGAAGCCCACGTCCTTGATGACGCCGTCCTCCACCTTCAGCGTCACCACCAACTGGTCGCCGCACAGCGGGTTGTGGCCCGCGGCCTCCGCGGTGGCGCCCTCCACCACGCGGTAGTTGCGGGGCCGCTTGGAGTGCTCCAGCACGACCTCCTGGTAGAGGTCCTTCAAGTCATCCGAGCTCACTGGAACACCTCCAGGACCTTGTGCAGGCCCCGAACGAGCGCGTCCACGTCCTCGCGCGTGTTGTAGAGCGCCAGCGAGGCCCGCGACGTGGCGGGCACCTTGAAGTGCTGCATCACCGGCTGGGCGCAGTGGTGGCCCGTGCGGATGCAGATGCCCTCGCGGTCCAGGATGGTCCCCACGTCGTGCGGATGGATGTCCGCGAGCATGAAGGACAGCACGCCCGACTTCTCGCGCGCGGTGCCCACCATGCGCAGGCCCGGCACCGACTCCAGCGCCTGCGTGGCGTAGGCCAAGAGCTCCCGGTCGTGCGCGGCGACGTTCTCCATCCCCAGCGACTCCAGGTAGCGGATGGCCGCCGCCAGCCCCACCGCGCCCTCCAGGTTGGGCGTGCCCGCCTCGAAGCGGTACGGCACCCGGTTGTAGGTCACCTTCTCCATCGTCACGGAGAGGATCATGTCGCCGCCGCCCTGGTAGGGAGGCATGGCCTCCAGGCGGTCCATGCGGCCGTACAGCACGCCGATGCCCGTGGGGCCGAACATCTTGTGCCCGCTGAAGGCGTAGAAGTCGCAACCCAGGTCCTGCACGTCCACGGGGAAGTGCGTCACCGCTTGCGCGCCGTCCACCAGCACGGGGATGCCCTTCGCGTGCGCGCGGCGTGTGAGTTCCTTCACCGGCACCACCGTGCCCAGGGCGTTGGACACCTGCGTCACCGCGAGGATGCGCGTGCGCTCCGTGAGCAGCGCGTCCACCGCGTCCAGGACCAGCTCGCCCCGGTCATCCACCGGGATGACCTTGAGCACGGCGCCGGTCTGCTCGCACAGCATCCGCCACGGCACGATGTTGGCGTGGTGCTCCATCTGCGTGATGAGCACCTCGTCCCCGGCGCCAATGTGCTTGCGCCCGTACGTCTGCGCCACCAGGTTGATGGCCTCGGTGGTGCCACGCACGAAGACGATTTCCTTCACATCCCGCGCGTTGATGAAGCGGCGCACCGTCTCGCGGGCGCCCTCGTACGCCTCGGTGGCGCGCTCGGAGAGCACGTGGACACCGCGATGCACGTTGGCGTTGTCGTGCTGGTAGAAGCGCACGAGCGCGTCGATGACGGCCTGCGGCTTCTGCGCCGTGGCGGCGCTGTCCAGGTACACCAGCGGCCGGCCCCGGACCTCTTGGTGCAGGATGGGGAAGTCCGCGCGGACCTGCTTCACGTCGAAGCCGCTCATGCCGTCACCTCCCGCTGTGCCGCGCCCGGCAGCTTGAGGGCCAGGAGCGCTTCGATGTTCGTGCGCACGGGACCCGCGGGCACCGCCTCCACCACCTCCCGCGCGAAGGCGTAGGTGAGCAGCCGCTCCGCCTCCGCCCGGGGCACGCCGCGCGAGCGCAGGTAGAACAGCGCCTGCGCGTCCAGCCGCCCCACCGCCGCGCCGTGCGCGCACTTCACGTCGTCCGCGAAGATTTCCAACTGCGGCCGCGCATCCGCCTGCGCCGTCTCCGACAGCAGGAGGTTGCGGTTCTGCTGCCGCGAATCCGTGCGCTGCGCGTCCTGCCGCACGCGGATGAGCCCGTGGAAGGTGCCTCGCGACTGGCCATCCAGCACGCCCTTGTACAGCTCACGGCTGGTGCAGCGGGGCACCGCGTGGTCCAGCGCCGTGCGGTTGTCCAGGTGCTGCGCGCCCTGCCCCACGTAGAGGCCGTTCAGCGTCGCGTCACCGCCCTCGCCCGCGAAGGCCGCGTGGACCTCGTTGCGCGCCATGGCGCCGCCGAAGGCGAAGGCATGCGACGCGAAGCGGCTGTCACGCCCCTGCCGCGCGTGGAGCGCGCCGACGTGCAGCGCCGCGTCCGCCTCCGCCTGGAGCTTGTAGTGGTGGAGGCTCGCGTTGTCGCCCAGCGTCACCTCGGTCACCGCGTTGGTGAACGTCGCCCCGGAACCCGCCGGGCCCGCGCTGGCGTACGTCTCCACCAGCGTGGCCTCGCTGCTCTCCCCCGCGTCCACGAGGATGCGAGGACTGGACAGCACCGGGCCTTCGCCCCGCGTGAGGAACAGCAACTGCACCGGCGCTTCACTCAGCGCGCCCGGCGCCAGCCGCAACAGCGCGCCTTCCTCCAGCAGCGCCGCGTTGAGCGCGGTGAAGGCGTGCTCCTTCGCCAACGCGCGCTGCCCCACCAGGGACTCCAGCAGCGCGCCGTCCTCGCGCACCGCGTCCCGCAGCGGCTTCAACGTCAGCCCGCGCGGCAGCCCCGCCACGGAGGACAGCTCCGGCGCGAGCCGACCGTCCACGAACACCAACCGAGGCCCCGGCAAGGCCAGCCGCTCCACCACCGACGCCAGGTGGGCCGCGTCCCGTGCGTCGCGCACCACGGGCTGGAACGCGCCTTCCGCGATGGGCGCCAGCCGCGAGTACTTCCAGGCCTCGTCACGCGGCGTGGGCAGGCCCTGGCGCTCGAAGTGCGCCAGCGCGTCCGCGCGCAGGTGCTTCAACCACTGCGGCGCGGACGCCTGCTCGGGCGACGCCTGAAAGCGCGTGGCCACGTCCAGGTAGTGCGCCAGACCGGCGGTCATCGGCGTGCCCCCGCCGCGGAAGCAGCCTTGCCACCCTCCAGGCCCAGCCAGCCGTAGCCCTTCTCCTCCAGCTCCAGCGCCAGCTCGCGCCCGCCGGAGCGGACGATGCGGCCCGCCGCCATGACGTGCACCTTGTCCGGGACGATGTAGTCGAGCAGCCGCTGGTAGTGCGTAATCAGCACCATGCCGCGCTCGGGCGAGCGCAGCGCGTTCACCCCGCCCGCCACCGTGCGCAGCGCGTCGATGTCCAGGCCGGAGTCCGTCTCGTCGAGGATGGCCAGCCGCGGCTCCAGCACCGCCATCTGGAACACCTCGTTGCGCTTCTTCTCGCCGCCGGAGAAGCCCTCGTTCACCGAGCGGTTCATGAAGGCCGCGTCGAGCTGCACCAGCTTCGACTTCTCCTTGGCCAACTGGAGGAAGTCCATGGCGTCCAGCTCCTCCAGCCCCTTCGCGCGGCGCTGCGCGTTGAGCGCGGTGCGCAGGAAGTGGATGTTGCCCACGCCCGGAATCTCCACCGGGTACTGGAACGCGAGGAACACGCCGGCCGCGGCGCGGTCCTCGGGCGACAGCTCCAACAGCGGCTTGCCGTCGAAGAGCACCTCGCCCTGCGTCACCTCGTAGCCGTCACGGCCCGCCAGCACGCTGGCCAACGTGCTCTTGCCGGAGCCGTTGGGGCCCATGATGGCGTGGACCTCACCGGGGGCGACCTCCAGGTCGATACCCTTGAGGATGTCCTTGCCCGCCACGCGGGCGTGCAGGTTGCGAACAGTCAATAGCGCCATGCCTACCCCACGCTCCCTTCCAGACTCACTCCGAGCAGCTTCTGCGCTTCCACCGCGAACTCCATGGGGAGCTCCTTGAACACCTGGCGGCAGAAGCCGTTGACGATCATCGACACCGCGTCCTCCTGCGAGATGCCCCGCTGCCGGCAGTAGAAGAGCTGGTCCTCGCCAATCTTCGACGTGGACGCCTCGTGCTCCACCTGCGCCGACGCGTTCTTCACCTCGATGTACGGCACCGTGTGGGCGCCGCACTTGTCACCGAGCAGCAGCGAATCGCACTGCGTGTAGTTGCGCGCGTTCTCCGCGCTCTTGAGCACCTTCACCAGCCCGCGGTACGTGTTCTGCCCGCGCCCGGCGGAGATGCCCTTGGACACGATGGTGCTGCGGGAGTTCTTCCCGATGTGCACCATCTTCGTGCCCGTGTCCGCCTGCTGCAGGTTGTTGGTGAGCGCCACCGAGTAGAACTCGCCCACCGAGTCATCCCCCTTGAGGATGACGCTCGGGTACTTCCAGGTAATGGCCGAGCCCGTCTCCACCTGCGTCCACGAAATCTTCGCCGCCCGGTGCGCGATGCCGCGCTTGGTGACGAAGTTGTAGATGCCGCCCCGCCCCTCCGCGTCGCCCGGGTACCAGTTCTGCACCGTGGAGTACTTGATGGTCGCGTTGTCCAACGCCACCAGCTCCACCACCGCGGCGTGGAGCTGATTCGTGTCGCGCTGGGGCGCCGTGCAGCCCTCCAGGTAGCTCACGTACGAGCCCTCTTCCGCGACGATGAGCGTGCGCTCGAACTGGCCCGTCTCCGCCGCGTTGATGCGGAAGTACGTGGACAGCTCCATGGGACAGCGCACGCCCTTGGGGATGTAGACGAACGAGCCGTCACTGAAGACCGCGGAGTTGAGCGCGGCGAAGTAGTTGTCCGAGTACGGCACCACCGTGCCCAGGTACTTCTTCACCAGCTCCGGGTGCTCGCGCACGGCCTCGGAGAACGAGCAGAAGATGACGCCCGCCTTGGCCAGCTTGTCCTTGAACGTGGTGGCCACCGACACCGAGTCGAACACGGCGTCCACCGCGACGTTCTGGAGCAGCTTCTGCTCGTGCAGCGGGATGCCGAGCTTCTCGTAGGTGCGCAGGATCTCCGGGTCCACCTCGTCCAGGCTGGCCTTCACCGGCTTCTGCTTGGGCGCCGAGTAGTAGCGGATGGCCTGATAGTCGATGGGCACGTACGTGACGGCCTGCCACGTGGGCTCCCGCATCGTCTGCCAGTGGCGGAAGGCCTTGAGGCGCCAGTCGAGGAGGAACTCCGGCTCACCCTTCTTCGCGGAGATTTGACGGATGACGTCCTCGTCCAGTCCCGGCGGGAACGTGTCCGATTCCACCTGGGTGACGAAGCCCGCCGCGTAGGGGCGGCGCGTCAGTTCCTGGAGGGTGTCGGTGCTCATGAGCGGACTCCTGTCGCGGATGCGGAAGCGGGATGGTTGGCGGCCGGGGAGGCCGCCGGGCGGGAGGGTGTCCCCAGGCCCACGAGGCGCTCGGGCACGCGGGGCGCGGGGGCGATGAGGTCCGCCAGCGTCAGCCGCCCCAGCGCGTCCTGGATGGCGTGGTTGATGAGCCGCCAGTGGCCGCGCACCTGGCACACGGACTCCAGCTCACACGGCGCGTTGCCAGAGGTGTGGACCCCGCACTCCGTGAGGGCGACCGGCCCCTCCAGCGCGGCGACCAGCTCCGCCAGCGACA
This genomic window from Myxococcus hansupus contains:
- the sufB gene encoding Fe-S cluster assembly protein SufB, producing the protein MSTDTLQELTRRPYAAGFVTQVESDTFPPGLDEDVIRQISAKKGEPEFLLDWRLKAFRHWQTMREPTWQAVTYVPIDYQAIRYYSAPKQKPVKASLDEVDPEILRTYEKLGIPLHEQKLLQNVAVDAVFDSVSVATTFKDKLAKAGVIFCSFSEAVREHPELVKKYLGTVVPYSDNYFAALNSAVFSDGSFVYIPKGVRCPMELSTYFRINAAETGQFERTLIVAEEGSYVSYLEGCTAPQRDTNQLHAAVVELVALDNATIKYSTVQNWYPGDAEGRGGIYNFVTKRGIAHRAAKISWTQVETGSAITWKYPSVILKGDDSVGEFYSVALTNNLQQADTGTKMVHIGKNSRSTIVSKGISAGRGQNTYRGLVKVLKSAENARNYTQCDSLLLGDKCGAHTVPYIEVKNASAQVEHEASTSKIGEDQLFYCRQRGISQEDAVSMIVNGFCRQVFKELPMEFAVEAQKLLGVSLEGSVG
- a CDS encoding SUF system Fe-S cluster assembly regulator yields the protein MLRMSKMTDYGIVLMTELARAEGDTRTTRELAARTHVPLPSASKVLKGLLQAALVVSHRGANGGYGLARPANELSLAELVAALEGPVALTECGVHTSGNAPCELESVCQVRGHWRLINHAIQDALGRLTLADLIAPAPRVPERLVGLGTPSRPAASPAANHPASASATGVRS